A genomic stretch from Frigoribacterium sp. PvP032 includes:
- the phnC gene encoding phosphonate ABC transporter ATP-binding protein, with protein sequence MNPHADHVAPAEIVVSLEGITKRFGTTTALDGASLDVRRGEVVVLLGLSGSGKSTLLRHVDGLERPTEGRVTVLGREVTALSGRALRELRSEVGFIFQQFELVPSLTVLENVLTGSLAAVRGPRLGLWSYGRAARAEALARLERVGLLERAYQRADTLSGGQQQRVAIARALMQRPQVLLADEPVASLDPESSDQVMALIREIAVDEGLTVICSLHQVDLALSWADRIVGLRHGAVVLDTETEGLSKAQVMEIYGRVATSTGQLEAIELELAGAGSTAGAGSAAGTAGTASAGDIVR encoded by the coding sequence ATGAACCCGCACGCCGACCACGTCGCCCCCGCCGAGATCGTCGTCTCGCTCGAAGGCATCACCAAGCGCTTCGGCACGACGACGGCCCTCGACGGCGCCTCGCTCGACGTCCGGCGCGGCGAGGTCGTCGTGCTGCTCGGCCTCTCCGGCTCGGGCAAGTCGACGCTGCTGCGGCACGTCGACGGCCTCGAGCGCCCGACCGAGGGCCGGGTCACCGTGCTCGGCCGCGAGGTCACGGCGCTCTCGGGCCGTGCGCTCCGCGAGCTGCGGAGCGAGGTCGGCTTCATCTTCCAGCAGTTCGAGCTCGTGCCGTCGCTCACGGTGCTCGAGAACGTGCTCACCGGCTCGCTCGCCGCCGTGCGGGGCCCGCGCCTCGGCCTCTGGTCGTACGGACGTGCGGCCCGGGCCGAGGCGCTCGCCCGGCTCGAGCGCGTCGGGCTGCTCGAGCGCGCCTACCAGCGCGCCGACACCCTCTCGGGCGGTCAGCAGCAGCGCGTGGCCATCGCCCGCGCGCTGATGCAGCGGCCCCAGGTGCTGCTCGCCGACGAGCCCGTCGCCTCGCTCGACCCCGAGTCGAGCGACCAGGTGATGGCGCTGATCCGCGAGATCGCCGTCGACGAGGGCCTGACCGTGATCTGCAGCCTGCACCAGGTCGACCTCGCGCTCTCGTGGGCCGACCGGATCGTCGGCCTCCGGCACGGCGCGGTCGTGCTCGACACCGAGACCGAGGGCCTGTCGAAGGCCCAGGTGATGGAGATCTACGGCCGCGTCGCGACCAGCACCGGCCAGCTCGAGGCCATCGAGCTGGAGCTTGCCGGGGCCGGCAGCACCGCAGGCGCCGGCAGCGCCGCAGGCACCGCAGGCACCGCCTCCGCCGGGGACATCGTCCGATGA
- a CDS encoding phosphate/phosphite/phosphonate ABC transporter substrate-binding protein: MSLRRSRAAIALAGTALLATALAGCSTAASSAEGTGSPDDAAGYAVDSSTLVFGVVPDSVDTETNYQPLMDYIAQETGKTVEYHESTDYAALIEASIAGQIDVASFSGFTYVTATNNGAELTPISSITTAEGQEPGYFSQAIVPKGSDITSIDDMAGKKICFVDPSSTSGYLFPSYALLEAGIDPEKDITPVFAGKHDVSVQKVGEGTECEAGFAEDSEVAKSDAVEVIDEQMVPGAPIVESDTLPDDVKQQLKDILSDVTADDMVAAGIESADSEGFRAVFFQTTPVDDAYYDQIRDICEKTNATQCQA; encoded by the coding sequence ATGTCCCTCCGCCGCTCCCGCGCCGCGATCGCCCTCGCCGGCACCGCCCTGCTCGCCACCGCCCTCGCCGGCTGCTCGACCGCCGCCTCCTCAGCCGAGGGCACCGGGTCGCCCGACGACGCCGCCGGCTACGCCGTCGACTCGAGCACCCTCGTCTTCGGCGTCGTGCCCGACTCGGTCGACACCGAGACCAACTACCAGCCGCTGATGGACTACATCGCGCAGGAGACCGGCAAGACCGTCGAGTACCACGAGTCGACCGACTACGCCGCGCTGATCGAGGCGTCGATCGCCGGCCAGATCGACGTCGCGTCGTTCTCGGGCTTCACGTACGTGACCGCCACGAACAACGGCGCCGAGCTGACCCCGATCTCGTCGATCACCACGGCAGAGGGCCAGGAGCCCGGCTACTTCTCGCAGGCCATCGTGCCGAAGGGCAGCGACATCACGTCGATCGACGACATGGCAGGCAAGAAGATCTGCTTCGTCGACCCGTCGTCGACCTCGGGCTACCTGTTCCCGAGCTACGCGCTGCTCGAGGCCGGCATCGACCCCGAGAAGGACATCACCCCCGTCTTCGCGGGCAAGCACGACGTCAGCGTGCAGAAGGTCGGCGAGGGCACCGAGTGCGAGGCCGGCTTCGCCGAGGACAGCGAGGTCGCCAAGAGCGACGCCGTCGAGGTGATCGACGAGCAGATGGTGCCCGGCGCCCCGATCGTCGAGTCGGACACGCTGCCCGACGACGTCAAGCAGCAGCTGAAGGACATCCTCTCGGACGTCACCGCCGACGACATGGTCGCCGCGGGCATCGAGAGCGCCGACAGCGAGGGCTTCCGCGCCGTGTTCTTCCAGACCACGCCGGTCGACGACGCGTACTACGACCAGATCCGCGACATCTGCGAGAAGACGAACGCCACGCAGTGCCAGGCCTGA
- a CDS encoding EamA family transporter, with protein sequence MSGTALLLVLAAAVCHASWNVVAHGVSRIGTPFLWWGAVASALLWLPVVPFTGGLGGSVAGLALGAGVSAVLHVVYMTVLQRGYAAGSLSTVYATARGTGPAVSAVLAVLLLGERLSALAAVGIAVVVAGVVATGLIDRRPAPAPSTTQAPRRRRRLDPGIAWGLLTGLAIASYTIWDAHALRTWELSPVSFMVGVTAVEVVFYTATLGRRRRELLDVVRQHWPRVLAFGVLSPMSYILVLVAIQTTPVALVAPARETSVVMVAVFGALVLREGSVAKRLTASVVVLGGIALLAF encoded by the coding sequence ATGTCCGGCACAGCTCTCCTCCTCGTCCTCGCCGCGGCCGTCTGCCACGCGTCGTGGAACGTCGTCGCCCACGGCGTCAGCCGCATCGGCACGCCTTTCCTCTGGTGGGGCGCCGTCGCCAGCGCCCTGCTCTGGCTGCCGGTCGTCCCGTTCACCGGCGGGCTCGGCGGCAGCGTCGCGGGCCTCGCCCTCGGCGCGGGAGTCTCGGCGGTGCTGCACGTGGTCTACATGACGGTGCTGCAGCGCGGGTACGCCGCCGGGTCGCTCTCCACCGTCTACGCGACCGCCCGCGGCACCGGGCCCGCGGTGAGCGCCGTGCTCGCCGTCCTCCTGCTCGGCGAGCGGCTCTCGGCGCTCGCCGCGGTCGGCATCGCGGTCGTCGTCGCGGGGGTCGTCGCGACGGGGCTGATCGACCGGAGACCGGCACCAGCACCGTCCACGACGCAGGCACCCCGCAGGAGGCGGCGGCTCGACCCCGGCATCGCCTGGGGCCTCCTGACCGGCCTGGCCATCGCCTCCTACACGATCTGGGACGCCCACGCCCTGCGCACCTGGGAGCTCTCGCCGGTGTCGTTCATGGTCGGGGTGACCGCCGTCGAGGTCGTGTTCTACACGGCGACGCTCGGTCGCCGACGCCGTGAGCTGCTCGACGTGGTCAGGCAGCACTGGCCGCGCGTGCTCGCCTTCGGGGTGCTGTCGCCGATGTCGTACATCCTCGTGCTCGTCGCGATCCAGACGACGCCGGTCGCGCTCGTCGCCCCTGCGCGCGAGACGAGCGTCGTGATGGTCGCGGTGTTCGGGGCGCTGGTGCTGCGCGAGGGGTCCGTGGCGAAGCGGCTCACGGCGTCGGTCGTCGTGCTGGGCGGCATCGCGCTGCTCGCCTTCTGA
- a CDS encoding DUF1772 domain-containing protein codes for MSGLVPDLVAVLALFVNGLVAGLFFAFVVAVSPGLRRVDDGAFTGAFRAINAAILRPSFLVVFAAAPASAALLAVLHVVDGSSASTWAVGAAAASVATFVITAARNVPLNEALARADVSGPTSASAARRAFESPWTRWNTVRTLTSTGAVLGLAASAVAAA; via the coding sequence ATGAGCGGACTCGTGCCTGACCTCGTCGCCGTCCTCGCGCTGTTCGTGAACGGTCTCGTGGCGGGTCTCTTCTTCGCCTTCGTGGTCGCGGTGTCGCCGGGGCTGCGTCGGGTCGACGACGGTGCCTTCACCGGGGCGTTCCGCGCGATCAACGCGGCGATCCTGCGCCCGTCGTTCCTGGTCGTGTTCGCCGCGGCGCCTGCCTCAGCTGCCCTGCTCGCCGTGCTGCACGTCGTCGACGGCAGCTCGGCGAGCACCTGGGCGGTCGGCGCGGCGGCCGCCTCCGTCGCCACCTTCGTCATCACGGCGGCACGCAACGTGCCGCTGAACGAGGCGCTCGCGCGGGCCGACGTGTCCGGGCCGACCTCGGCGAGCGCGGCGCGCCGTGCGTTCGAGTCGCCGTGGACTCGGTGGAACACGGTCCGCACGCTCACGAGCACCGGCGCGGTCCTGGGCCTCGCGGCCTCCGCCGTCGCGGCAGCCTGA
- a CDS encoding alpha/beta fold hydrolase, protein MQTYAQTPAPARVPEEAVVDLRERLARRRRVDLPAGLEPRHGVDAAWLERLLARWADGYDWRLHEQRILDLPWELVDGPTPLRVVRRRGAPDAPVVVLLHGWPDSVLRFEKVLPLLGDATVVVPALPGYPFSASSAAGGMSGVEMSDVVAAALAAMGHERYVVSGGDIGAGVAEALLRRHGQAVSAVHLTDVPQTHLAAELPDDLTDEELAYADRREQWQAAEGGYAHEHATKPGTLAVALGDSPAGLLAWIGEKLWSWSDRSVEGGMEAVFSDDDVLTWVSAYWFTGTIGTSFGPYALREPSTNERVEAAVPAVLSIFPGDLANAPRSFAERLFGVRAFHQHSSGGHFAAWERPAEFAADLREAIALGSSGAAASEA, encoded by the coding sequence ATGCAGACGTACGCGCAGACCCCGGCCCCGGCACGCGTCCCCGAGGAGGCGGTGGTCGACCTCCGAGAACGGCTCGCCCGCCGACGGCGCGTCGACCTGCCCGCGGGGCTCGAGCCGCGGCACGGTGTCGACGCCGCCTGGCTCGAGCGTCTGCTCGCGCGCTGGGCCGACGGGTACGACTGGCGGCTGCACGAGCAGCGGATCCTCGACCTGCCGTGGGAGCTGGTCGACGGCCCGACCCCGCTCCGTGTCGTGCGCCGCCGCGGCGCGCCCGACGCCCCGGTGGTCGTGCTGCTGCACGGCTGGCCCGACTCGGTGCTGCGCTTCGAGAAGGTGCTGCCGCTGCTGGGCGACGCGACGGTCGTGGTGCCGGCGCTCCCCGGGTACCCGTTCAGCGCCTCCTCGGCGGCCGGCGGCATGTCCGGGGTCGAGATGTCGGACGTCGTCGCGGCGGCTCTCGCGGCCATGGGGCACGAGCGGTACGTCGTCAGCGGCGGCGACATCGGGGCGGGGGTCGCCGAGGCGCTGCTGCGTCGGCACGGCCAGGCGGTCTCGGCCGTGCACCTGACCGACGTGCCGCAGACGCACTTGGCCGCCGAGCTGCCCGACGACCTCACCGACGAAGAACTCGCCTACGCCGACCGACGCGAGCAGTGGCAGGCCGCCGAGGGCGGCTACGCCCACGAGCACGCGACCAAGCCGGGCACGCTCGCCGTGGCGCTCGGCGACTCCCCGGCGGGGCTGCTCGCCTGGATCGGCGAGAAGCTCTGGTCGTGGAGCGACCGCTCGGTCGAGGGCGGCATGGAGGCGGTCTTCAGCGACGACGACGTGCTCACCTGGGTCTCCGCCTACTGGTTCACGGGCACGATCGGCACGTCGTTCGGCCCCTACGCGCTGCGCGAGCCCTCGACCAACGAACGCGTCGAGGCGGCGGTGCCGGCGGTGCTGTCGATCTTCCCCGGCGACCTCGCGAACGCCCCGCGCTCGTTCGCGGAGCGGCTCTTCGGCGTGCGCGCGTTCCATCAGCACTCGTCGGGCGGGCACTTCGCCGCCTGGGAGCGGCCCGCGGAGTTCGCCGCCGACCTGCGCGAGGCGATCGCGCTCGGCTCGTCCGGAGCTGCCGCCTCCGAGGCCTGA
- a CDS encoding TetR/AcrR family transcriptional regulator, giving the protein MTDLPSLPRPASPLDEDTELRVRVVEAVIVAFRSRAFHETDFDVVSELAGLPVETVRGLFPSWNGLVMAAVDRWNAERMRPVVPLMHAYGTVRFLRGIVERNVLDPSLMRLLTSLLNVAATPGHPMAPTLHHEWRKFHALILGGLTADVDAGREPHTMDPVRGSEQLIALYEGLQMQSMVRPDMDLLAAYDRAVTRLRAGWSQDYVEHVWDLDS; this is encoded by the coding sequence GTGACCGATCTGCCCTCGCTGCCCCGCCCTGCCTCCCCCCTCGACGAGGACACCGAGCTCCGCGTCCGCGTCGTGGAGGCGGTCATCGTCGCGTTCCGCAGCCGCGCGTTCCACGAGACAGACTTCGACGTGGTGTCCGAGCTCGCCGGCCTGCCCGTCGAGACGGTGCGCGGGCTCTTCCCGAGCTGGAACGGCCTCGTGATGGCCGCCGTCGACCGCTGGAACGCCGAGCGGATGCGACCGGTCGTCCCGCTGATGCACGCGTACGGCACGGTCCGGTTCCTCCGCGGGATCGTGGAGCGGAACGTCCTCGACCCGTCGCTGATGCGCCTCCTCACCTCGCTGCTGAACGTCGCGGCGACGCCGGGACACCCCATGGCGCCGACCCTGCATCACGAGTGGCGCAAGTTCCACGCCCTCATCCTGGGAGGCCTCACCGCCGACGTGGACGCAGGGCGCGAGCCGCACACGATGGACCCGGTCCGAGGCTCCGAGCAGCTGATCGCCCTGTACGAAGGGCTGCAGATGCAGTCGATGGTGCGACCCGACATGGACCTGCTGGCCGCGTACGACCGGGCCGTGACGCGCCTCCGGGCGGGCTGGTCGCAGGACTACGTCGAGCACGTCTGGGACCTCGACAGCTAG
- a CDS encoding 3-hydroxyacyl-CoA dehydrogenase yields MTTFSHVTVVGAGVLGAQITFQIAVHGVAVRAWDVDDDAVTAAEARLRSIVEQYVADLGDDHRQAAEEAVAGIALTTDLAEAVADADLVVEAVPETLELKQGVYAKLAAAAPEHTVFATNSSTLLPSQLADATGRPGKFLALHFANHIWRQNTAEIMGSPRTDPAVFDQVVAFAGEIGMVPIPLHKEQPGYVLNSLLVPFLGAASELVLRGVAEPETIDATWRIGTGAPMGPFQIFDIVGLRTAYAISAASDEEGAKLWADHLKTNYLDQGKLGVESGEGFYTYR; encoded by the coding sequence ATGACCACCTTCAGCCACGTCACCGTCGTCGGCGCCGGCGTCCTCGGCGCCCAGATCACCTTCCAGATCGCAGTCCACGGCGTCGCAGTCCGAGCCTGGGACGTCGACGACGACGCCGTCACGGCTGCCGAGGCTCGCCTCCGGTCGATCGTCGAGCAGTACGTCGCCGACCTGGGCGACGACCACCGGCAGGCAGCCGAGGAGGCGGTGGCCGGCATCGCCCTCACCACCGACCTCGCCGAGGCGGTCGCCGACGCCGACCTCGTGGTCGAGGCCGTCCCGGAGACGCTCGAGCTCAAGCAGGGCGTCTACGCGAAGCTCGCCGCCGCCGCGCCCGAGCACACGGTCTTCGCCACGAACTCGTCGACCCTGCTGCCGAGCCAGCTCGCCGACGCGACCGGCCGCCCCGGGAAGTTCCTGGCGCTGCACTTCGCCAACCACATCTGGCGGCAGAACACGGCCGAGATCATGGGCAGCCCCCGCACCGACCCCGCCGTCTTCGACCAGGTCGTGGCGTTCGCGGGCGAGATCGGCATGGTGCCGATCCCCCTCCACAAGGAGCAGCCCGGCTATGTGCTGAACTCCCTGCTCGTGCCGTTCCTCGGCGCCGCGTCCGAGCTGGTCCTCCGCGGCGTGGCCGAGCCGGAGACGATCGACGCCACCTGGCGCATCGGCACGGGTGCGCCGATGGGCCCGTTCCAGATCTTCGACATCGTCGGCCTGCGGACCGCCTACGCGATCTCGGCGGCCAGCGACGAGGAGGGGGCCAAGCTCTGGGCGGACCACCTCAAGACGAACTACCTCGACCAGGGCAAGCTCGGGGTCGAGTCGGGCGAGGGCTTCTACACGTACCGCTGA
- a CDS encoding Fic family protein yields the protein MLSEIVVSLPPAIAELTPPDAPDRDLARARWEARDLERVGDGVLAPLAGFLIRMESVASSRIEHVEATPVAFARAIGGLRENESAMSMVAAGAAIVTLIEASSERVVLDEILAAHAALMLNDPDPDERRSAGQVRDVQNWIGGSQHSPRNALYVPPPPEDVPALLDDLVAFVNRDDVEPVTQAAIAHAQFESIHPFTDGNGRIGRALIGAVLRRRGVTPHTVLPVASALAADTPHYFSLLTAYRSGDPLPIITDLSLSIEAAAREARGTARSFARYEETWRAQVGPRAGSATDLILSHLLALPVFTVEQLARATGIPERSVYRSVATLEEHHVVDAVTERVRGRAYAAMDVLDEFDDLDARIRERVTLLRDT from the coding sequence ATGCTCAGCGAGATCGTCGTGTCGCTGCCCCCCGCGATCGCCGAGCTCACCCCGCCTGACGCGCCGGACCGCGATCTCGCGAGAGCCCGATGGGAGGCTCGGGACCTCGAGCGGGTCGGGGACGGTGTGCTCGCCCCCCTCGCAGGCTTCCTGATCCGCATGGAGTCGGTCGCCTCCAGCCGCATCGAGCACGTCGAGGCGACGCCGGTCGCGTTCGCCCGCGCGATCGGCGGCCTCAGGGAGAACGAGTCCGCGATGTCGATGGTCGCGGCCGGCGCCGCGATCGTGACGCTCATCGAGGCCTCGAGCGAGAGGGTCGTGCTCGACGAGATCCTCGCCGCCCACGCCGCGCTGATGCTCAACGACCCCGACCCGGATGAACGCCGCAGTGCCGGCCAGGTCCGCGACGTGCAGAACTGGATCGGCGGGTCGCAGCACTCCCCGCGGAACGCGCTCTACGTCCCCCCGCCGCCGGAGGACGTCCCTGCGCTCCTCGACGACCTCGTCGCGTTCGTGAACCGTGACGACGTCGAGCCCGTCACGCAGGCCGCGATCGCCCACGCGCAGTTCGAGAGCATCCACCCGTTCACCGACGGGAACGGCCGCATCGGGAGGGCCCTCATCGGCGCGGTGCTGCGCCGTCGCGGCGTGACGCCCCACACGGTGCTGCCGGTCGCCAGCGCCCTGGCCGCGGACACGCCGCACTACTTCTCGCTGCTCACGGCGTACCGCTCGGGAGACCCGCTGCCGATCATCACGGACCTGTCGCTCAGCATCGAGGCCGCGGCCCGGGAGGCGCGCGGCACCGCCCGTTCGTTCGCGCGGTACGAAGAGACCTGGCGCGCGCAGGTCGGCCCTCGCGCGGGGAGCGCGACCGACCTGATCCTGTCGCACCTGCTGGCCCTGCCGGTCTTCACCGTCGAGCAGCTCGCCCGCGCCACCGGCATCCCCGAGCGCAGCGTCTACCGCTCGGTCGCGACACTCGAGGAGCACCATGTCGTCGACGCTGTGACGGAGCGCGTCCGCGGTCGTGCCTACGCCGCGATGGACGTCCTCGACGAGTTCGACGACCTGGACGCCCGCATCCGCGAGCGCGTCACGCTGCTGCGCGACACCTGA
- a CDS encoding LacI family DNA-binding transcriptional regulator, protein MTTAGGGKAPTTPVTLADVARAAGVSVATASKALNGRAQVRESTRVKVQEAAAALSFTPNFFAQALNSARTGTIGMVTSDLDNRFVLPVLLGAEDAFGSGSLSVLLADARDDALREQLHLQTLLTRRVDGLLIVGRTTNPRPPVPLLADVPVVYVYAPSSDPADASFTPDNVQAGRLAAEHLIEKGRTRIALINGESSYAAARDRAAGVQQALTAAGLELVGGASLFGQWGEGWGRDCARLLVRGGEPVDAIIGGSDHIARGAIDALRDEGVSVPDDISVVGFDNWDLLVRESRPPLTSIDMSLEQLGRAAAQHLVDAIGGAPSPGTVAGPVRLVVRGST, encoded by the coding sequence ATGACCACAGCAGGAGGCGGCAAGGCCCCGACGACGCCCGTCACGCTGGCCGACGTCGCCAGGGCCGCCGGGGTGTCGGTCGCCACCGCCTCCAAGGCCCTGAACGGCCGTGCGCAGGTACGGGAGTCGACGCGCGTGAAGGTGCAGGAGGCCGCTGCGGCGCTCTCGTTCACGCCCAACTTCTTCGCGCAGGCGCTGAACTCGGCGCGGACCGGCACCATCGGGATGGTCACGAGCGACCTGGACAACCGGTTCGTGCTGCCGGTGCTGCTCGGCGCCGAGGACGCCTTCGGCTCGGGGTCGCTGTCCGTGCTGCTCGCCGACGCCCGCGACGACGCGCTCCGCGAGCAGCTGCACCTGCAGACGCTGCTGACGCGTCGCGTCGACGGCCTGCTCATCGTCGGTCGCACCACGAACCCGCGCCCGCCCGTCCCGCTGCTCGCGGACGTCCCGGTCGTCTACGTCTACGCCCCGTCCAGCGACCCGGCGGACGCCTCCTTCACCCCCGACAACGTCCAGGCCGGACGCCTGGCGGCCGAGCACCTGATCGAGAAGGGGCGGACGCGCATCGCCCTGATCAACGGCGAGTCCTCCTACGCGGCCGCTCGCGACCGCGCTGCAGGGGTCCAGCAGGCCCTGACGGCGGCGGGGCTGGAACTCGTCGGCGGCGCCTCCCTCTTCGGGCAGTGGGGCGAGGGGTGGGGCCGGGACTGTGCCCGCCTCCTGGTCAGGGGCGGCGAGCCCGTCGACGCGATCATCGGCGGCAGCGACCACATCGCCCGCGGTGCCATCGACGCGCTCCGCGACGAAGGCGTCAGCGTCCCGGACGACATCTCCGTGGTCGGGTTCGACAACTGGGACCTGCTGGTCAGGGAGTCACGCCCGCCTCTGACGAGCATCGACATGTCCCTCGAGCAGCTCGGCCGCGCCGCCGCTCAGCACCTCGTCGACGCCATCGGGGGAGCGCCGTCACCCGGGACGGTCGCCGGCCCGGTCCGCCTGGTCGTGCGCGGCTCGACGTGA
- a CDS encoding extracellular solute-binding protein: MISFIRSKRTAVAVVGLAAATLALTGCAGGAGGGSSDAASGTYTFWDPYPQFDDSSDWAKLIEKCGTEAGVTVERTGYDTSDLTSKALLAGQQGNSPDLLLVDNPVVSTLAEAGLLTDTDETGADTSDIEANILAAGQLDGKTYGVPIGANTLALYYNKAVLDAAGVDPASVTDWDSLTSALEAVSASGGKGITFSGIGTEEGSFQFLPWYWGSGADLTELDSDDAVSALALWTDWVEKGYAPNSVINNTQTTSWQEFLTGEYAFSENGTWQLAGVKESGIDYGIISIPSKDGGAAPAPTGGEFLTVPVQSDDARYEVSEKIQSCLTSTDNLVATDTTLSYVAPTKDAQAEQVATDPDLEPWVTAVADAKGRTSDDLGTDYPKISEQLWKAVQNSLSGSSDPEAALQEAQQAAASATK, encoded by the coding sequence GTGATCTCCTTCATCCGCAGCAAGCGCACCGCCGTGGCCGTCGTCGGCCTGGCCGCCGCGACCCTCGCCCTGACCGGCTGTGCCGGCGGAGCGGGCGGCGGCTCGTCCGACGCCGCCTCCGGCACCTACACGTTCTGGGACCCGTACCCCCAGTTCGACGACTCCAGCGACTGGGCGAAGCTCATCGAGAAGTGCGGCACGGAGGCGGGCGTGACGGTCGAGCGCACCGGCTACGACACGTCCGACCTCACCAGCAAGGCCCTGCTCGCCGGCCAACAGGGCAACTCCCCCGACCTGCTGCTCGTCGACAACCCGGTCGTCTCGACCCTGGCCGAGGCGGGCCTGCTCACCGACACCGACGAGACCGGGGCCGACACCTCCGACATCGAGGCGAACATCCTGGCCGCCGGCCAGCTCGACGGGAAGACCTACGGCGTCCCCATCGGCGCCAACACGCTCGCGCTCTACTACAACAAGGCCGTCCTCGACGCCGCCGGCGTCGACCCGGCGTCGGTCACCGACTGGGACAGCCTCACCTCCGCGCTCGAGGCGGTCTCCGCCTCCGGCGGCAAGGGCATCACCTTCTCGGGCATCGGCACCGAGGAGGGCAGCTTCCAGTTCCTGCCCTGGTACTGGGGCTCGGGCGCCGACCTCACCGAGCTCGACTCGGACGACGCCGTCTCGGCCCTGGCCCTCTGGACCGACTGGGTCGAGAAGGGCTACGCCCCCAACTCGGTGATCAACAACACGCAGACGACGAGCTGGCAGGAGTTCCTCACCGGCGAGTACGCCTTCAGCGAGAACGGCACCTGGCAGCTCGCGGGCGTCAAGGAGTCGGGCATCGACTACGGCATCATCTCGATCCCCTCGAAGGACGGCGGCGCAGCCCCGGCCCCGACCGGCGGCGAGTTCCTCACCGTCCCCGTCCAGAGCGACGACGCCCGCTACGAGGTGAGCGAGAAGATCCAGTCGTGCCTGACGAGCACCGACAACCTCGTCGCGACCGACACCACGCTGTCCTACGTCGCACCCACGAAGGACGCCCAGGCCGAGCAGGTCGCCACCGACCCCGACCTCGAGCCGTGGGTCACCGCGGTCGCCGACGCCAAGGGCCGCACGAGCGACGACCTCGGCACCGACTACCCGAAGATCTCGGAGCAGCTCTGGAAGGCCGTGCAGAACAGCCTGAGCGGGTCGTCCGACCCCGAGGCCGCCCTGCAGGAGGCGCAGCAGGCCGCCGCGTCGGCCACGAAGTAG
- a CDS encoding sugar ABC transporter permease produces MSTDTIERREAPSVGRPALDPGLPGTGRRRRRGPGASQLTAWAFLAPVVVYLAVFYVWPLVRNVDLSTHDYTVRSFIDGTAPFIGIENFADVFASPTFGPALVNTLLFTGISIAFQFSIGMALAVFFFQKFPLSSTLRALFLVPWLLPLIVSASTWSWMLNSESGVVNSVIRSLGGDQVNWLTSPQWALTSVIIANIWIGIPFNLVILYSGLQNIPGDIYEAAALDGANAWQVFWRITFPLLRPVSAITILLGLVYTLKVFDIIWIMTRGGPGDASTTFAIWSYQLGFGSTLPSFGPAAAVGNLLIVMALVCGFVYLRVQRKQDQS; encoded by the coding sequence GTGAGCACCGACACGATCGAACGTCGCGAGGCACCGTCCGTGGGGAGGCCGGCCCTGGACCCCGGCCTCCCCGGCACCGGACGCCGGCGACGACGCGGGCCGGGCGCCTCCCAGCTCACCGCCTGGGCGTTCCTCGCCCCGGTCGTCGTCTACCTCGCGGTCTTCTACGTCTGGCCGCTCGTCCGGAACGTCGACCTGTCGACGCACGACTACACGGTCCGGTCGTTCATCGACGGCACCGCGCCCTTCATCGGCATCGAGAACTTCGCCGACGTGTTCGCCAGCCCGACCTTCGGGCCGGCGCTGGTGAACACCCTGCTGTTCACGGGCATCTCGATCGCGTTCCAGTTCTCGATCGGCATGGCCCTCGCGGTGTTCTTCTTCCAGAAGTTCCCGCTGTCGTCGACGCTCCGGGCCCTGTTCCTCGTGCCGTGGCTGCTCCCGCTGATCGTGAGCGCGTCGACCTGGTCGTGGATGCTCAACAGCGAGAGCGGGGTCGTCAACTCCGTGATCCGCAGCCTCGGCGGCGACCAGGTCAACTGGCTGACGTCGCCGCAGTGGGCCCTGACCAGCGTGATCATCGCCAACATCTGGATCGGCATCCCGTTCAACCTGGTCATCCTCTACAGCGGCCTGCAGAACATCCCCGGCGACATCTACGAGGCGGCCGCGCTCGACGGCGCGAACGCGTGGCAGGTCTTCTGGCGCATCACGTTCCCGCTGCTGCGCCCCGTCTCGGCCATCACGATCCTGCTCGGCCTCGTCTACACGTTGAAGGTCTTCGACATCATCTGGATCATGACGCGCGGCGGGCCCGGCGACGCCTCGACCACCTTCGCCATCTGGTCCTACCAGCTCGGCTTCGGCTCGACCCTCCCCTCCTTCGGCCCCGCCGCCGCGGTCGGCAACCTGCTGATCGTCATGGCGCTCGTCTGCGGATTCGTCTACCTGCGCGTGCAGAGGAAGCAGGACCAGTCATGA